The Pontibacter pudoricolor genome contains a region encoding:
- a CDS encoding TatD family hydrolase, with translation MKLVDSHAHIYSEEFKEDQAAAVAKAMAAGVEKIYMPNIDHTTIDAMLETEAAFPGQCLPMMGLHPTYVKKDFERELYLVEEWLNKRQFAAVGECGIDLYWDKTFLPQQQEALKVQLELAKKYKLPIVLHTRDSFDETYELVAAAQDGTLRGIFHCFSGTTEQAAKVKELHFLMGIGGVATFKNGGLDKVLPHVALEDLVLETDCPYLAPVPHRGKRNEPAYIPLVLKRVAELMQKPEEEVAAITTQNALNLFKL, from the coding sequence ATGAAATTAGTTGATTCGCACGCACACATTTACTCCGAAGAGTTTAAGGAAGACCAGGCAGCGGCTGTGGCAAAAGCTATGGCAGCAGGTGTAGAAAAGATCTACATGCCCAACATCGACCATACGACTATAGATGCGATGCTGGAGACCGAAGCTGCTTTTCCGGGTCAATGCCTACCGATGATGGGTCTGCACCCAACTTATGTAAAGAAAGATTTTGAGCGCGAACTATACCTGGTGGAGGAGTGGCTGAACAAGCGCCAGTTTGCGGCTGTTGGAGAGTGCGGTATTGATCTGTATTGGGATAAGACCTTTCTGCCACAGCAGCAGGAAGCACTGAAAGTACAGCTGGAGCTTGCTAAAAAATATAAGTTACCCATCGTATTACATACCCGCGACTCTTTTGACGAAACCTACGAATTGGTAGCAGCCGCTCAGGACGGAACCTTACGCGGTATTTTTCATTGCTTTTCGGGCACAACGGAGCAGGCTGCTAAGGTTAAAGAACTTCACTTTTTAATGGGAATTGGCGGTGTAGCTACGTTCAAAAACGGAGGATTGGACAAAGTGCTTCCACATGTAGCGCTGGAAGACCTTGTCCTGGAAACCGATTGTCCTTACCTGGCGCCAGTGCCGCATCGTGGCAAGCGTAACGAACCGGCTTACATTCCGCTGGTACTCAAACGTGTTGCCGAGCTGATGCAAAAACCGGAAGAAGAGGTAGCAGCTATAACTACCCAAAACGCCCTGAACCTGTTCAAACTATAG
- a CDS encoding glycosyltransferase — protein sequence MTISVIYFIVYFSIFLVLLYLLVFNRKRYSLKLTNQPRISILIAARNEEHTILRCLSAIDALTYPKEKIEVLIGNDASTDNTLAIVEDYIKDKPNYRCVTITENIGHTRGKANVLAQLAHHATTDYFFYTDADIAVPTNWVQKMLSALTDKVGVVTGITTITGNRFFHKMQALDWLYALGLVQVVSDKGLPVTTMGNNMLLRREAYESVGGFEGIKFSITEDIAIFNEILRKGWDFRNIYSRDVLALSLPAANFVQYINQRKRWMSGAMHLPWYMAIIFILHSAYYPVLIPFFAYTSVGVMGSIFVLKLIFQSIFLHICLRRLNLAVTWLYYVLFELYLVVSSVLLIIYFFMPVKTVWKGRKY from the coding sequence ATGACGATTTCAGTAATCTATTTTATAGTTTACTTTTCCATTTTCCTGGTGCTGCTGTACCTGCTGGTTTTTAACCGAAAGCGCTATAGTTTAAAACTTACCAACCAACCCCGCATCAGTATTTTAATTGCCGCCCGTAACGAAGAACATACCATTCTGCGGTGCCTTTCCGCAATTGATGCCCTTACTTATCCGAAAGAGAAAATAGAAGTCCTGATCGGTAACGATGCCTCAACAGACAACACGCTTGCTATAGTTGAAGACTACATCAAGGACAAACCTAACTATAGGTGTGTCACGATCACTGAAAATATTGGCCACACGCGTGGCAAAGCAAATGTACTGGCACAACTGGCGCATCACGCTACCACTGACTATTTTTTTTATACCGATGCCGATATTGCTGTGCCGACGAACTGGGTGCAGAAAATGCTGTCTGCACTTACTGATAAAGTGGGCGTAGTTACCGGCATCACAACTATAACCGGCAACCGTTTCTTCCATAAAATGCAAGCCCTGGACTGGCTGTATGCGCTTGGGCTGGTACAGGTGGTGTCAGATAAAGGGTTGCCTGTTACAACTATGGGTAACAACATGCTGCTGCGCCGCGAGGCATACGAAAGTGTAGGCGGATTTGAAGGAATTAAGTTTTCAATAACGGAAGACATTGCCATTTTTAACGAGATACTGCGCAAGGGCTGGGATTTCAGAAATATCTATAGCCGGGATGTGCTGGCGTTGTCGTTGCCGGCGGCCAATTTTGTGCAGTACATAAACCAACGCAAACGCTGGATGAGCGGCGCGATGCACTTACCCTGGTATATGGCTATCATCTTTATTCTTCATTCTGCTTACTACCCGGTGCTTATTCCTTTCTTTGCTTACACCTCGGTAGGGGTAATGGGGAGTATTTTTGTGCTCAAGCTCATTTTCCAGAGTATTTTCCTGCATATCTGCCTGCGCCGTCTGAATTTGGCCGTAACGTGGCTTTATTACGTGCTTTTCGAACTATACCTTGTTGTTTCATCTGTATTGCTCATCATTTACTTTTTTATGCCGGTAAAGACAGTCTGGAAAGGAAGAAAATACTAA
- a CDS encoding polysaccharide deacetylase family protein, with protein sequence MKKILPGYTWHREVAGKKLFLTFDDGPIPGVTPFVLEQLANYNAKATFFCVGDNLEKHTDIAQQVLASGHKIANHTYNHLKGWQTPFDEYLQNVQQCQDILDTIVAATTEEKPLFRPPYGRITTAQATALRPTYELIMWDVLTNDYDATLSPDSCLRQSIKKTRSGSIIVFHDSLKAERNMRYALPRFLEHFTSLGYTFELL encoded by the coding sequence ATGAAAAAAATTTTGCCTGGCTATACCTGGCATCGGGAGGTGGCGGGCAAAAAACTGTTTTTAACGTTTGATGACGGACCAATTCCGGGAGTAACGCCCTTTGTGCTGGAGCAATTAGCTAACTATAACGCTAAGGCAACTTTCTTTTGCGTAGGTGATAACCTGGAAAAACATACTGACATAGCGCAACAAGTGTTGGCATCCGGACATAAAATTGCCAATCATACTTACAACCACTTAAAAGGCTGGCAAACTCCATTTGATGAATACCTGCAGAACGTGCAGCAATGCCAGGATATTTTAGATACTATAGTTGCAGCCACTACAGAAGAAAAACCATTGTTCCGGCCACCTTACGGCAGAATAACAACTGCGCAGGCAACAGCCTTGCGGCCAACCTATGAGCTGATTATGTGGGATGTGCTGACCAATGATTATGATGCCACGCTTTCACCCGACAGCTGCCTGAGGCAAAGCATAAAAAAAACCCGGAGTGGCAGTATCATCGTTTTCCACGATAGCCTGAAAGCGGAACGGAACATGCGTTATGCGCTACCCCGGTTTCTGGAGCATTTCACGAGTCTGGGTTACACGTTCGAGCTGTTATGA
- a CDS encoding PP2C family protein-serine/threonine phosphatase, translating into MAESSTPNILQELNLKKLELSALLEITQAINENLPEAALYKIYRFTLLAQLQISRLVLYVHDEQWECKADFGTQQDFKKQDLPEAITSLKEITYTSKLQVDKKWRAFEIVIPVLHNGKVLAFVMIGKMQPFYTNVEALNFVQTVSNIMLVAIENHKMARQRLAQESIRREIEIAREVQAMLFPKALPNDKDVVIHASYIPHSSIGGDYYDYIEIDQDRFLFCIADVSGKGVPASLLMSNFQAGLRTILRQTSDLNTVVAELNNLIYRNAIAEKFITSFMGLYNRKTRELCYVNAGHNSPILLFENNTHQLLNEGCTMLGAFDVLPFMSVTSIQIPENAMILCYTDGLTEVFDEDDSEFGIERTINFLQSHRFLSSKMLHLQLLREINLYNEDATLNDDITLLSCRFK; encoded by the coding sequence ATGGCTGAGAGTAGCACACCAAATATATTGCAGGAACTGAACCTGAAAAAACTGGAACTTTCGGCATTGCTCGAGATTACGCAGGCTATTAATGAAAACCTGCCCGAGGCTGCCTTGTATAAGATCTATCGTTTTACGCTGCTTGCCCAGTTACAGATCAGCAGGCTGGTGTTATATGTGCACGACGAGCAGTGGGAATGTAAGGCCGATTTTGGTACACAGCAGGACTTTAAAAAACAGGACCTTCCGGAAGCCATCACCTCGCTTAAGGAAATTACCTATACCTCTAAATTACAGGTAGATAAAAAATGGCGCGCCTTCGAGATCGTGATTCCGGTATTGCATAACGGCAAAGTGCTGGCTTTTGTGATGATCGGGAAAATGCAGCCTTTTTATACCAATGTAGAGGCCCTGAATTTTGTGCAGACGGTAAGTAATATTATGCTGGTTGCTATCGAGAACCACAAAATGGCCCGCCAGCGGCTTGCCCAGGAATCTATAAGAAGAGAGATTGAAATTGCCCGTGAAGTGCAGGCTATGCTCTTCCCGAAAGCGTTGCCAAACGATAAGGATGTGGTTATACATGCCAGCTATATTCCGCACTCGTCTATAGGTGGCGACTATTACGACTACATTGAGATTGACCAGGACCGGTTCCTGTTTTGCATAGCTGACGTATCTGGTAAGGGCGTTCCGGCTTCTTTACTGATGTCTAATTTCCAGGCTGGCCTGCGAACTATACTTCGCCAGACATCAGACCTTAACACTGTAGTTGCCGAACTAAATAACCTGATCTATAGAAACGCGATCGCAGAGAAATTCATTACATCGTTTATGGGCCTTTATAATCGTAAAACCCGTGAGCTTTGTTATGTAAATGCCGGCCATAATTCGCCAATACTTTTGTTTGAGAACAACACACACCAGCTCCTGAACGAAGGCTGTACCATGCTAGGCGCGTTTGACGTGCTGCCATTTATGTCGGTAACAAGCATCCAAATCCCGGAAAATGCGATGATCCTTTGCTATACCGATGGCTTGACAGAAGTTTTTGATGAAGATGATTCTGAATTCGGGATTGAGCGAACTATAAACTTCCTGCAGTCGCACCGTTTCCTGAGCTCTAAAATGCTGCACCTGCAACTGCTCCGCGAAATAAACCTGTATAACGAAGACGCTACACTGAACGACGATATTACGCTGCTTTCGTGCAGGTTTAAATAG
- a CDS encoding ABC transporter permease, with product MAVLQKDKAANRPPSYYIRQRLLQNKPAMVGLGIILLAIVVAILGYAIMPDSTPNANNGLVQIQKKNPGFSTQVLRIAKANTAADVNPLAFILFGAPEDYSEIPIESYSFKGDSLQVHPLRSNNAMADQPRTFALKEIVGDSENISSGSELQKTIEDEYIRDKTFWLGTDKAGRDVMSRLILGTRISLGIGFVAVLISLVVGIAVGAAGGYFGGWVDKLMTFLMTVVWSVPSIMLVIAISLALDSKGVWVAFVAVGLTMWVEVARVVRGQILGLKEKTYIEAAQVLGVPERTIILRHLLPNMMGPLIVIATANFASAILIEAGLSFLGLGVQPPAPSWGMMVNEGFQLIGAKAGLYLVLLPSLCISVLVLAFNLLGNGLRDAYDPKIPLTNG from the coding sequence ATGGCTGTACTACAAAAAGACAAAGCTGCAAACCGTCCGCCTTCCTATTATATCAGGCAGCGCCTGTTGCAGAACAAACCTGCCATGGTTGGGCTGGGCATTATTTTGCTGGCTATAGTGGTAGCCATTCTGGGTTACGCCATTATGCCTGATAGTACGCCAAATGCAAACAACGGCCTGGTGCAGATCCAGAAAAAAAATCCCGGTTTCTCAACGCAGGTGCTGCGCATTGCTAAAGCAAATACTGCTGCAGACGTTAACCCTCTAGCGTTTATACTTTTCGGAGCACCTGAAGATTACAGCGAAATTCCCATCGAAAGCTATAGTTTTAAAGGCGACAGCCTGCAGGTGCATCCCTTACGCAGCAACAATGCCATGGCCGACCAGCCCCGGACGTTTGCACTGAAAGAAATTGTGGGAGATTCTGAAAACATTAGTTCAGGTTCGGAGTTACAGAAAACTATAGAAGACGAATACATACGCGATAAAACTTTCTGGCTGGGTACTGATAAAGCCGGGCGCGATGTGATGAGCCGTTTAATTCTGGGTACCCGCATTTCGCTGGGTATCGGGTTTGTGGCCGTTCTGATATCGTTAGTAGTAGGTATTGCGGTTGGTGCCGCTGGCGGCTATTTTGGTGGGTGGGTAGATAAACTCATGACATTCCTGATGACGGTGGTATGGTCGGTGCCGAGTATTATGCTGGTAATTGCCATTAGCCTGGCGCTGGATAGCAAAGGCGTTTGGGTAGCTTTTGTGGCAGTTGGCCTGACGATGTGGGTAGAAGTTGCGCGCGTAGTACGTGGTCAGATTCTCGGTTTAAAAGAAAAGACTTACATAGAAGCTGCTCAGGTTCTGGGGGTTCCGGAGAGAACTATTATTTTAAGACACCTGCTTCCGAACATGATGGGACCCTTAATCGTTATTGCCACAGCCAACTTTGCGTCGGCGATACTTATTGAGGCCGGCCTAAGCTTTTTGGGCCTTGGCGTACAGCCACCTGCACCAAGCTGGGGCATGATGGTGAACGAAGGTTTTCAGCTGATAGGGGCGAAGGCTGGATTGTATTTAGTACTATTACCAAGTTTATGCATAAGCGTGCTGGTGTTGGCATTTAACCTGTTGGGAAATGGCCTGCGCGATGCATATGATCCAAAGATTCCGTTGACAAATGGCTGA
- a CDS encoding glycosyltransferase, with product MTWAIMLLLIVSLASYSWVIIRRWVAWAKIPEPIIPGGWTPTIKLSIIIPVRNEAANILSLLQDLEKQHYPKLLFEVIVVDDHSEDETRTIVQQFSQTSRLTIKVVELNNYVNYSGKKAAVQKGVELAEGELLVFTDGDCRVQPEWLQLYSYSYQTYQPDFISGPVSFYNTPGLLERMQLVEFASLIGIGGASIGIGKPNMCNGANLAYTKQIFGEVNGFDGNETIASGDDEFLLHKIHQKYPGKAFFLKHKKAIVYTEARKTISSFLSQRIRWASKWRAYQDADVKLLALIVFIVNLVLFVVLLMAIGGIFPVSAFIAGLVAKFAADFLFLSRILSFLGRKQYIWYMFPLQLVYIPYVVVTAVLGLAGRYRWKGRTIQNR from the coding sequence ATGACATGGGCTATTATGTTGCTGCTTATAGTTTCATTGGCAAGCTATAGTTGGGTTATCATTCGTAGGTGGGTGGCCTGGGCAAAAATTCCGGAACCAATTATACCGGGTGGCTGGACCCCAACTATAAAACTCTCCATCATAATTCCTGTCCGTAACGAGGCTGCTAATATTTTAAGCTTACTTCAGGACCTGGAAAAACAGCATTACCCCAAATTGCTTTTTGAAGTTATAGTGGTAGATGATCATTCCGAAGACGAAACCAGAACTATAGTTCAGCAATTCAGTCAGACTTCCAGGTTAACTATAAAAGTTGTTGAGTTGAATAATTATGTTAACTATAGTGGTAAAAAAGCTGCAGTACAAAAAGGAGTAGAGTTGGCGGAAGGGGAGTTGCTCGTATTTACTGACGGTGATTGCCGCGTGCAACCGGAGTGGCTTCAGCTTTATAGTTATAGTTATCAAACCTATCAACCCGATTTTATCAGCGGGCCTGTCAGTTTTTACAATACCCCTGGTTTACTGGAGCGTATGCAGCTGGTAGAGTTTGCAAGCCTGATAGGTATTGGCGGAGCCTCCATAGGGATTGGGAAACCAAATATGTGCAATGGCGCTAACCTGGCCTATACCAAACAGATTTTCGGAGAAGTGAACGGCTTTGACGGGAATGAAACTATAGCCAGCGGCGACGACGAGTTTCTGCTGCACAAGATCCACCAAAAGTACCCCGGGAAAGCCTTTTTCCTGAAACATAAAAAAGCTATAGTTTACACCGAAGCACGCAAAACCATAAGCAGTTTCCTGAGCCAGCGCATCAGGTGGGCAAGTAAGTGGCGGGCGTACCAGGATGCGGATGTAAAGCTCCTCGCGCTGATCGTTTTTATAGTTAATCTGGTACTTTTTGTGGTATTATTAATGGCGATCGGCGGAATTTTTCCAGTATCAGCATTTATTGCCGGTTTAGTTGCCAAGTTCGCTGCAGATTTCTTATTTTTATCTCGTATACTGAGCTTTTTAGGCCGGAAACAATACATTTGGTACATGTTTCCCCTGCAACTGGTTTACATCCCTTATGTGGTGGTAACGGCTGTCTTAGGCTTAGCCGGGCGCTACCGCTGGAAAGGAAGAACAATACAGAACCGATGA
- a CDS encoding lysylphosphatidylglycerol synthase domain-containing protein, with the protein MNIASNRRFLLLAAKLLVVIVTLYLLYSTIFTAPDTFLSWRNILQNAVASQFSWLFVATALLIPFNWGFEARKWQLLGQKLEPISYWRAYRAVMVGLTLGFITPNRLGDYAGRVLELKSKQRLEAIGAIFIGRFCQLVATVIVGSVGLIYFIVTFFWAAYPGVSLSLIFLLVAVSAASLLLLYNAQAMVAVISAIKPIRKFVSYVSIMARYSSAEISRLLILSLCRYAVFLLQFILLLILFEVKLSALQYVCGVAGTFFIKSIVPSVSLLSDLGARELSAMYLFGLLGQDRLQILSASLSLWLLNIAVPSVAGLYFVLRLRFFRKGVAA; encoded by the coding sequence TTGAACATTGCCTCAAACAGAAGGTTCCTTTTACTTGCCGCTAAACTGCTGGTGGTCATCGTCACGCTCTACCTGCTTTACAGTACCATTTTTACCGCGCCCGATACTTTTTTAAGCTGGCGAAATATTTTACAGAATGCTGTAGCAAGCCAATTTAGCTGGCTTTTCGTAGCTACTGCGTTGCTTATACCTTTTAACTGGGGCTTTGAGGCGCGGAAGTGGCAGTTGCTTGGTCAAAAGCTAGAGCCCATCTCTTACTGGCGAGCCTACCGGGCTGTGATGGTTGGTTTAACGCTGGGCTTTATCACGCCAAACCGACTGGGAGATTACGCCGGCCGTGTGCTCGAACTTAAAAGCAAACAACGCCTGGAGGCCATAGGAGCCATCTTTATCGGGCGGTTTTGCCAGTTGGTGGCTACAGTTATAGTTGGGTCGGTTGGGTTAATCTACTTTATAGTAACTTTCTTTTGGGCAGCTTATCCGGGTGTATCCTTAAGCCTGATCTTTCTGCTGGTAGCCGTTTCTGCAGCGTCGTTATTGCTTTTGTATAATGCGCAGGCGATGGTGGCGGTTATTTCTGCTATAAAGCCGATACGAAAATTTGTTAGCTACGTGTCTATCATGGCGCGCTATAGTTCTGCAGAGATTTCGAGGTTATTGATCCTTTCACTTTGCCGCTATGCTGTTTTCCTGTTACAGTTTATATTGCTGCTGATACTTTTTGAAGTAAAGCTGAGTGCGTTGCAATACGTGTGTGGCGTTGCCGGTACGTTCTTTATCAAATCTATAGTTCCGTCGGTTAGTTTACTTTCTGACCTGGGCGCGCGCGAGCTTTCGGCAATGTACCTGTTTGGCTTACTGGGCCAGGACCGGTTGCAGATACTGAGTGCGAGCCTGAGTTTGTGGCTGCTGAATATTGCAGTACCAAGTGTGGCAGGTTTGTACTTTGTGCTGCGGCTGCGCTTTTTCAGGAAAGGAGTAGCCGCATGA
- the ruvC gene encoding crossover junction endodeoxyribonuclease RuvC, with protein sequence MGYGLIEVTGSKVKVVQYGVIHLKSYSNHAIKLKKIFDRMIQLIDEYLPDELAIESPFFGVNVQSMLKLGRAQGVAIAAALSRDIPYVEYAPKKVKQSVTGNGNASKEQVASMLVQILKIQPDPKMFDATDALSVALCHHYQKGNNAKSGAKSWKGFLTDNPDRVASK encoded by the coding sequence ATGGGCTACGGCCTGATTGAAGTTACAGGTTCTAAGGTAAAGGTAGTGCAGTATGGCGTTATTCACCTTAAAAGTTACAGCAACCACGCCATCAAGTTAAAGAAAATTTTTGACCGTATGATACAGCTCATCGACGAATACCTTCCCGACGAGCTGGCCATCGAGTCTCCTTTCTTTGGTGTGAACGTGCAGAGTATGCTGAAACTAGGCCGTGCCCAGGGAGTTGCCATTGCCGCCGCTCTTTCCCGCGACATTCCTTACGTAGAGTATGCGCCTAAAAAAGTAAAACAATCGGTTACCGGAAATGGAAATGCCTCCAAAGAGCAGGTTGCCAGCATGCTGGTGCAGATCCTGAAAATTCAGCCAGACCCCAAGATGTTCGATGCGACGGATGCTTTATCGGTTGCGTTGTGTCATCATTATCAGAAAGGGAATAATGCCAAGTCCGGAGCTAAATCCTGGAAAGGTTTTTTAACGGATAACCCGGACAGGGTTGCTTCAAAGTAA
- a CDS encoding MlaE family ABC transporter permease yields the protein MDYSNRDKTKTRRRKYFITKRLDRLFLELYQIYAFVSRFFREVFFPPYEGREIIKQCYEVGVKSLPLITITAFIIGIVFTNQSRPSLSEFGATSWLPALISVAIVRAMGPLVTAIIASGKVGSSIGAELGSMRVTEQIDAMEVSATNPYKFLVVSRVLATTFMIPALTMYTTFVALLGGYVNVHQNELTTLTTFFTQVFDAITFLDIIASSVKSVLFGFTIGMVGCYKGYHSSKGTEGVGKAANSSVVTAMFLIFIEELLTMQVINAIRVM from the coding sequence ATGGATTATAGTAACAGAGATAAAACTAAAACACGCCGCCGCAAATACTTTATTACCAAAAGGCTGGATCGCCTGTTTCTGGAACTGTACCAGATCTATGCTTTCGTTTCCAGGTTTTTCCGTGAAGTCTTTTTCCCGCCATACGAAGGCAGAGAAATTATAAAGCAGTGCTATGAGGTTGGTGTTAAGTCACTTCCACTCATCACGATCACCGCTTTTATTATAGGTATTGTTTTTACCAACCAGTCGCGCCCATCACTCTCCGAGTTCGGAGCAACATCCTGGTTACCGGCACTTATTTCGGTGGCGATAGTACGCGCTATGGGCCCATTGGTAACTGCTATTATTGCCTCTGGTAAAGTAGGCTCAAGTATAGGAGCAGAACTTGGCTCTATGCGTGTAACAGAGCAGATAGATGCTATGGAAGTTTCGGCCACAAACCCATACAAGTTTCTGGTAGTAAGCCGTGTACTGGCAACTACATTTATGATACCGGCCCTGACCATGTATACAACGTTTGTTGCTTTGCTGGGTGGTTATGTAAACGTACACCAGAATGAGCTTACAACGCTCACTACTTTCTTTACGCAGGTTTTCGACGCTATTACCTTCCTGGATATCATTGCTTCTTCGGTAAAGTCTGTGCTGTTTGGTTTTACAATAGGTATGGTAGGTTGCTACAAAGGCTACCACTCTTCCAAGGGTACCGAGGGCGTTGGTAAAGCGGCTAATTCATCGGTGGTTACAGCTATGTTCCTTATTTTCATTGAAGAGCTTCTGACCATGCAGGTTATCAATGCAATTCGTGTTATGTAA
- a CDS encoding ABC transporter ATP-binding protein: MKKPSSKIDYTQKVITIKGLTKAFDDYEVLKGVDLDLYKGENLVVLGRSGTGKSVLIKIISGLLRPDSGYVNVLGQEVDKLTPKQLDELRLKIGFSFQNSALYDSMTVKENLEFPLIRHSKDMTARDRSRIIDVVLEAVGLAQTINQMPSELSGGQRKRIGIARTLILRPEIMLYDEPTAGLDPITSQDINNLINEVQRRFNTSSIIITHDLTCAKAVGNRIVMLLDGQFQRQGSFEEVFDTEDERVKAFYNYNFTE, encoded by the coding sequence ATGAAGAAACCTAGTTCTAAGATAGATTACACCCAGAAAGTGATCACCATTAAGGGCCTTACAAAAGCCTTTGATGACTATGAAGTATTGAAAGGCGTGGATCTGGATCTTTATAAAGGAGAGAACCTGGTTGTGCTGGGCCGTTCCGGTACCGGTAAATCCGTTCTGATCAAGATAATTTCCGGTTTATTGCGCCCGGATAGTGGTTATGTAAATGTGCTGGGCCAGGAAGTAGATAAACTCACGCCGAAACAATTGGATGAGCTGCGTTTGAAGATCGGCTTCTCGTTCCAGAACAGTGCCCTTTACGACAGCATGACGGTAAAGGAAAACCTGGAATTTCCGCTGATACGGCACTCAAAAGACATGACTGCCCGCGACCGTTCACGTATTATTGATGTTGTGCTGGAGGCAGTCGGGCTGGCACAAACAATTAACCAGATGCCTTCGGAACTATCGGGTGGGCAGCGCAAGCGTATAGGCATTGCCCGTACATTAATTCTGAGACCGGAAATTATGCTCTATGATGAGCCAACGGCAGGTCTGGACCCGATCACAAGCCAGGACATAAATAACTTAATTAACGAAGTACAACGACGCTTTAACACGTCATCCATCATAATTACCCATGATTTAACTTGTGCAAAGGCCGTTGGCAACCGCATAGTAATGCTCCTGGATGGCCAGTTTCAGCGCCAGGGCAGTTTTGAGGAAGTGTTTGATACAGAGGATGAACGCGTTAAAGCTTTTTATAACTACAACTTTACTGAATAA
- a CDS encoding MlaD family protein — protein MNTADNKRAIIVGIFVLFALLILIVGIFTLGGQQKRFISTITVKAVFDDVAGLKQGNNVWFSGVKIGTIKSIKLYGDSQVEVIMNIEESTQQFIRKDAVARISSESFIGNKNIIIESGSPQSPPVEDGDRLAAVNPLNTDDLMETLQQNNKNLVAITGDFKQLSSKLVNGEGTVGAMLTDTAMADNFRAMVANLQRVSQNTMQASNDLSRFTSQLNTPGSLASELLTDTTVYKQIQASMAQLKQATTSAATLTQNLQKASTNLNDKNNAMGVLLTDKEFARNLKHTMQNLETSTQKFDQNMEALQSNFLLRGFFKKQAKEQEKQNMPQPVQPDTTKI, from the coding sequence ATGAATACGGCAGATAATAAACGCGCTATTATAGTTGGCATTTTTGTGCTCTTTGCCCTGCTTATACTAATAGTAGGTATTTTTACGCTGGGTGGCCAACAGAAACGCTTTATATCCACTATAACAGTAAAAGCTGTTTTTGATGATGTGGCCGGCCTGAAGCAGGGTAACAATGTCTGGTTCTCGGGTGTAAAGATCGGTACTATCAAGTCCATTAAATTGTATGGCGACTCGCAGGTAGAGGTGATCATGAACATTGAGGAAAGTACGCAGCAGTTTATCCGTAAAGATGCTGTTGCCCGTATCAGCTCCGAAAGTTTTATCGGTAACAAAAACATCATCATCGAAAGTGGCAGCCCGCAATCGCCGCCTGTAGAAGATGGCGACAGACTTGCAGCCGTAAACCCCCTGAACACCGACGACCTGATGGAAACGTTGCAGCAAAACAACAAGAACCTGGTAGCTATTACCGGAGACTTTAAACAGTTATCGTCTAAATTAGTGAACGGAGAGGGTACTGTAGGTGCAATGCTTACCGATACGGCTATGGCTGACAATTTCAGGGCGATGGTAGCAAACCTGCAACGAGTTTCGCAGAACACCATGCAGGCCTCTAACGACCTTAGCCGTTTCACTTCTCAGCTAAACACGCCAGGTAGCCTTGCCAGCGAGCTGCTGACTGATACTACAGTTTATAAACAGATTCAGGCGTCTATGGCTCAATTAAAGCAGGCTACTACCTCGGCAGCTACGCTTACCCAAAACCTGCAGAAGGCAAGCACTAACCTGAACGACAAAAACAACGCTATGGGCGTATTGCTGACAGATAAAGAGTTTGCCCGTAACCTGAAGCATACCATGCAAAACCTGGAAACCAGCACTCAGAAGTTTGACCAGAACATGGAGGCTTTGCAAAGCAATTTCCTGCTACGCGGGTTCTTTAAAAAGCAGGCGAAGGAACAGGAAAAGCAGAATATGCCACAACCAGTTCAGCCGGATACTACTAAAATATAG
- a CDS encoding HIT family protein, translated as MEASIFTKIVNGEIPAYKVAEDDRFLAFLDVFPTTKGHTLVIPKQQTDYIFDLNDELYLGLMAFAKKVAAAIEKAVPCKRIGVAVVGLEVPHAHVHLIPLNSMQDMNFANKKQYSQQEFGETLEKIKAAYQG; from the coding sequence ATGGAAGCTTCGATATTTACTAAGATTGTGAATGGTGAGATACCTGCTTATAAAGTAGCGGAAGACGACCGTTTCCTTGCTTTCCTGGATGTATTCCCGACAACGAAAGGCCACACCTTAGTTATACCGAAGCAGCAGACAGATTATATTTTCGACCTGAATGACGAGCTTTACCTGGGCCTGATGGCTTTTGCTAAAAAGGTAGCTGCTGCCATTGAGAAAGCTGTGCCCTGTAAGCGTATTGGAGTAGCTGTAGTTGGACTTGAAGTTCCGCATGCACACGTACATCTGATACCATTAAACAGTATGCAGGATATGAATTTTGCCAACAAAAAGCAGTACAGCCAGCAGGAGTTTGGAGAAACGCTTGAAAAGATAAAAGCCGCTTATCAGGGTTAG